A part of Thiohalorhabdus sp. Cl-TMA genomic DNA contains:
- a CDS encoding YkvA family protein, giving the protein MRGLRVWKARFRRELGVYRRVLGHPGTPRAARWLLGLAVGYALSPVDLIPDWIPLLGQLDDLVLVPLLVWLALRRVPGEVLAECRREAEAEL; this is encoded by the coding sequence GTGAGGGGGCTGCGCGTCTGGAAGGCGCGTTTCCGGCGGGAGCTCGGGGTCTACCGCCGGGTGCTGGGCCACCCGGGCACGCCGCGCGCCGCCCGTTGGCTGCTCGGCTTGGCGGTGGGCTATGCCCTGTCGCCGGTGGATCTCATCCCCGACTGGATACCGCTGCTCGGACAGCTTGACGACCTGGTGCTGGTGCCCCTGCTCGTCTGGCTTGCCCTGCGCCGCGTTCCGGGGGAGGTGCTGGCGGAATGCCGGCGCGAGGCCGAGGCGGAGCTTTGA
- a CDS encoding M48 family metallopeptidase translates to MTARVLARSWLGALLAALVIAGCYTVPETGRQSLMLVPQAQMVDMGIRSFRQIKEEEPVSDDPRARRRVEEVGSRIARVTAEDTRVPPEEWQFVAFANEQKNAFALPGGRVGAYEGILEVAKNDAQLATVMGHEVAHVAARHGGERMSELLLVQMGGIALATALNEKPARTQQLFLAAYGLGAQVGILLPHSRQQELEADRIGLMYMARAGYDPRAAVDFWQRMDESTENGGPPVFLSTHPPHGKRIERLKKWMPEAMEEYRAARARRGANRNAGR, encoded by the coding sequence ATGACAGCACGGGTGTTGGCGCGGAGCTGGCTGGGGGCCCTGCTTGCCGCGCTGGTTATCGCCGGCTGCTATACGGTCCCCGAGACGGGCCGGCAGTCCCTGATGCTGGTGCCGCAGGCCCAGATGGTGGACATGGGGATCCGGAGCTTCCGGCAGATCAAGGAAGAGGAGCCGGTATCCGACGATCCCCGGGCCCGGCGCCGGGTGGAGGAGGTGGGGAGCCGCATCGCCCGGGTAACCGCCGAGGATACCCGGGTGCCGCCCGAGGAATGGCAGTTCGTCGCCTTCGCCAACGAACAGAAGAACGCCTTCGCCCTTCCCGGCGGCCGGGTGGGGGCCTACGAGGGCATCCTGGAGGTGGCGAAGAACGATGCGCAGCTGGCCACCGTCATGGGCCACGAGGTGGCCCACGTTGCCGCCCGGCACGGGGGCGAGCGCATGTCCGAGCTGCTCCTGGTGCAGATGGGCGGCATCGCCCTGGCCACGGCCTTGAACGAAAAGCCCGCCCGGACCCAGCAGCTGTTCCTGGCCGCCTACGGGCTGGGCGCGCAGGTGGGCATCCTGCTGCCGCACAGCCGCCAGCAGGAGCTGGAGGCGGACCGCATCGGACTGATGTACATGGCGCGGGCCGGCTACGATCCACGTGCCGCCGTGGACTTCTGGCAGCGCATGGACGAGTCCACGGAGAACGGCGGGCCGCCCGTCTTCCTCTCCACCCATCCGCCGCACGGCAAGCGCATCGAGCGGCTGAAGAAATGGATGCCCGAGGCCATGGAGGAATACCGCGCCGCGCGGGCGCGGCGCGGGGCGAACCGGAACGCCGGACGGTGA
- a CDS encoding sensor domain-containing diguanylate cyclase, which yields MDNNRRTQLLEAAVEQSFNPVVITTAQLELPGPQILYVNTAFTRMTGYTTEEVYGRTPRILQGPETDHSVIQRLRDRLWNGQSFQGTTINYRKDGSSYWVEWNISPIRDEAGEIRNFVSVQRDITDQVMAERERRLLATALDANADNVLITDRSGAITYVNQAFVRQTGYPLKDIRGQQPSILKSGEHGPEFYRRLWETIQDGGTFQATFTDRSRDGTRFHMEQTITPVRDERGEVTHYVATGKDITERVKMEQALEEMATTDLLTGLPNRSHGEQLLDRQWNRTERYAEAFSVIMADVDHFKAVNDRHGHDAGDRILSWVAGALRSQLRDSDTAIRWGGEEFLILAPHTGLEGAEELAERMRTAVAGHEDPEVGSVTLSLGVATLREGDTKKRLIKRADSALYAAKEAGRNRVSSV from the coding sequence ATGGACAACAATCGGCGCACTCAGCTGCTCGAGGCGGCGGTGGAGCAATCCTTCAACCCTGTGGTCATAACCACTGCCCAGCTGGAGCTCCCCGGGCCTCAGATCCTCTACGTGAACACCGCCTTCACCCGGATGACGGGCTATACCACCGAGGAGGTGTACGGCCGCACGCCCCGCATCCTCCAGGGCCCGGAAACGGACCATTCGGTGATCCAGCGGCTCCGCGACCGCCTCTGGAACGGCCAGAGCTTCCAGGGCACCACAATCAACTACCGCAAGGACGGCTCCAGCTACTGGGTGGAATGGAACATTTCCCCCATCCGCGACGAAGCCGGGGAAATCCGCAACTTCGTCTCGGTCCAGCGGGACATCACCGACCAGGTCATGGCCGAGCGGGAACGGCGCCTACTGGCGACGGCCCTGGACGCCAACGCGGACAACGTCCTCATTACCGACCGCAGCGGCGCCATAACCTACGTGAACCAGGCCTTCGTCAGGCAAACGGGCTATCCCCTGAAGGATATCCGGGGGCAGCAGCCCAGCATCCTCAAGTCCGGCGAGCACGGTCCCGAGTTCTACCGCCGCCTGTGGGAAACCATACAGGACGGGGGAACCTTCCAGGCCACCTTCACCGACCGGTCGCGCGATGGGACCCGGTTCCATATGGAGCAGACCATCACTCCGGTGCGCGACGAGCGCGGCGAGGTCACCCATTACGTGGCCACCGGCAAGGACATCACCGAGCGGGTAAAGATGGAGCAGGCGCTGGAGGAGATGGCCACCACGGACCTCCTCACCGGCCTGCCGAACCGCAGCCATGGCGAGCAGCTCCTCGACCGGCAATGGAACCGCACCGAGCGGTACGCCGAGGCGTTCAGCGTCATCATGGCGGATGTGGACCATTTCAAGGCCGTCAACGACCGCCACGGCCACGACGCGGGGGACCGGATCCTGTCCTGGGTGGCCGGGGCCTTGCGGAGCCAGCTCAGGGACTCGGATACCGCCATCCGCTGGGGCGGGGAGGAGTTCCTTATCCTGGCTCCGCACACCGGCCTTGAGGGCGCGGAGGAGCTCGCCGAGCGGATGCGAACCGCCGTCGCCGGGCACGAGGACCCGGAGGTGGGCTCCGTCACCCTGAGCCTGGGGGTGGCCACCCTCCGGGAGGGCGATACCAAGAAGCGGCTGATCAAACGGGCGGACTCCGCCCTGTACGCGGCCAAGGAGGCCGGCCGCAACCGGGTCAGCAGCGTGTGA
- a CDS encoding Tex family protein has product MPQNISQRIAEELGVRESQITAAVRLLDEGATVPFIARYRKEATEGLDDSQLRTLEERLGYLRELEDRRQTVIDTIREQGKLTDELAAQIAAADTKTRLEDLYAPYKPKRRTKGQKAIEAGLEPLARTLYEDPTQDPETLAAEYLNPEHEVSDVKAALEGARAILMEEWAEDPELVGELREYAWEHGVLRSAVVEEQRQAGAKFSDYFDYREPIKDIPSHRALALFRGRKEGVLKLDLIVGEEEPENPRAYGPGESHIAARFGIRDSGRAADAWLAEVVRYTWRVKVLTKLETELTTRLRERAEEEAIRVFGGNLHDLLLAAPAGTRPVIGIDPGLRTGCKVAVVDATGKVVDTATIYPHEPKKQWDQSIAALADLAKKHDAALVAIGNGTASRETDRLAVDLLKAHPELGLQKVVVSEAGASVYSASEQASKELPELDVSLRGAVSIARRLQDPLAELVKIDPGSIGVGQYQHDVSQSRLARTLDAVVEDCVNAVGVDANTASAPLLTRVSGLNANLAQRLVEYRNEHGAFRSREDLKAVPRLGDKTFEQAAGFLRIQDGDNPLDASAVHPEAYPVVQRILEDAGRRIDQVLGDSRLLKSLRPEAYTDDRFGVPTVTDILAELDKPGRDPRPEFETASFREGVEKLEDLEPDMILEGVVTNVTNFGAFVDVGVHQDGLVHISQMADRYVSDPREVAKPGAVVKVRVLEVDTERRRIGLSMKMQTEAGEGQPTGKKGKQGPGQDQGKSKGGGKNPKGKAGKEKPQSEPQGALAEAFRRAREDKD; this is encoded by the coding sequence ATGCCGCAGAACATCAGCCAACGCATCGCCGAGGAGCTCGGCGTCCGGGAATCACAGATAACGGCCGCCGTCCGCCTCCTGGACGAGGGCGCCACGGTTCCCTTCATCGCCCGCTATCGCAAGGAGGCCACCGAGGGCCTCGACGACAGCCAGCTTCGCACCCTCGAGGAGCGGCTCGGCTACCTGCGGGAGCTGGAGGATCGCCGCCAGACGGTGATCGACACCATCCGCGAGCAGGGCAAGCTCACCGACGAGCTGGCCGCACAGATCGCGGCCGCCGACACCAAGACCCGCCTCGAGGACCTCTACGCCCCGTACAAGCCCAAACGCCGCACCAAGGGGCAGAAGGCCATCGAGGCCGGCCTGGAGCCACTGGCCCGGACCCTGTACGAGGATCCCACCCAGGACCCCGAGACCCTGGCGGCGGAATACCTCAATCCCGAGCACGAGGTAAGCGACGTCAAGGCGGCCCTGGAGGGCGCCCGCGCCATCCTCATGGAGGAATGGGCCGAGGACCCCGAGCTGGTGGGCGAGCTGCGCGAGTACGCCTGGGAGCACGGCGTGCTGCGCTCGGCGGTGGTGGAGGAGCAGCGCCAGGCGGGAGCCAAGTTCTCCGACTACTTCGACTACCGCGAGCCCATCAAGGACATCCCCTCCCATCGCGCCCTGGCCCTGTTCCGCGGCCGCAAGGAGGGCGTGCTCAAGCTCGACCTGATCGTCGGCGAGGAGGAGCCGGAGAACCCCCGCGCCTACGGCCCCGGCGAGAGCCACATCGCCGCCCGCTTCGGCATCCGGGATTCGGGGCGGGCCGCGGATGCCTGGCTGGCCGAGGTGGTGCGCTACACCTGGCGGGTGAAGGTGCTCACCAAGCTGGAGACCGAGCTCACCACCCGCCTGCGGGAGCGCGCCGAGGAGGAGGCCATCCGGGTATTCGGCGGCAACCTTCACGACCTGCTGCTGGCCGCGCCCGCCGGCACCCGCCCGGTGATCGGCATCGACCCGGGCCTGCGCACCGGCTGCAAGGTGGCCGTGGTGGACGCCACCGGCAAGGTGGTGGACACCGCCACCATCTACCCGCACGAGCCCAAGAAGCAGTGGGACCAGTCCATCGCGGCGCTCGCCGATCTGGCGAAGAAGCACGACGCCGCCCTGGTGGCCATCGGCAACGGCACCGCCAGCCGCGAGACCGACCGCCTGGCCGTGGACCTGCTCAAGGCGCATCCCGAGCTGGGCCTGCAGAAGGTGGTGGTCTCCGAGGCGGGCGCCTCGGTCTACTCCGCCTCCGAGCAGGCCTCCAAGGAGCTTCCGGAGCTGGACGTCTCCCTGCGCGGCGCCGTGTCCATCGCCCGCCGCCTGCAGGACCCGCTGGCGGAGCTGGTGAAGATCGATCCCGGCTCCATCGGCGTGGGCCAGTACCAGCACGACGTTTCCCAGAGCCGCTTGGCGCGCACCCTGGACGCCGTGGTGGAAGACTGCGTGAACGCCGTGGGCGTGGACGCCAACACCGCCTCCGCGCCCTTGCTAACCCGGGTCTCCGGGCTGAACGCCAACCTCGCCCAGCGCCTGGTTGAGTATCGCAACGAGCACGGCGCCTTCCGCTCCCGCGAGGACCTGAAGGCGGTGCCGCGCCTCGGCGACAAGACCTTCGAGCAGGCAGCCGGCTTCCTGCGCATCCAGGACGGCGACAACCCGCTGGACGCCTCGGCGGTCCATCCCGAGGCCTACCCGGTGGTGCAGCGCATCCTGGAGGACGCCGGCCGCCGCATCGATCAGGTGCTGGGTGATTCCAGGCTGCTCAAATCCCTGCGGCCCGAGGCCTACACCGACGACCGCTTCGGCGTGCCCACGGTGACCGACATCCTCGCCGAGCTGGACAAGCCCGGCCGCGATCCCCGTCCCGAATTCGAGACCGCCAGCTTCCGCGAGGGCGTGGAGAAGCTGGAGGACCTGGAGCCGGACATGATCCTGGAGGGCGTGGTCACCAACGTCACCAACTTCGGCGCCTTCGTGGACGTGGGCGTCCACCAGGACGGCCTGGTCCACATCTCGCAGATGGCCGACCGCTACGTTTCCGATCCCCGCGAGGTAGCCAAGCCCGGGGCCGTGGTCAAGGTCCGGGTCCTGGAAGTGGATACGGAGCGCCGCCGCATCGGCCTGTCCATGAAGATGCAGACCGAGGCCGGCGAGGGGCAGCCAACCGGGAAGAAGGGCAAACAGGGTCCCGGACAGGACCAGGGAAAGTCCAAGGGCGGCGGCAAGAACCCGAAGGGCAAGGCCGGCAAGGAGAAGCCGCAATCCGA